A segment of the Cloacibacillus sp. genome:
TACGCGGGGGCTTTTATTGAATATATCAGCATTTTTATAATCATGTCAGGGGTCGCCGCGGCCATTTACAGGGGGGGACGCCTGCTTTATCTTGGGCGCGTCAATCATTCCAAGATAGTGCGCAATCAGTGGATACAGGTGCGGCTTTCCTTTGAAGATACTCTGATGCTGGGGCTGCAGTTTCTGATGGCGGCCGATATCATCGGAACGATCAGCAATCCTGACCTCCAGGGCGTCATAATCCTTTCCGTCATTGTGCTGCTGCGGGTCATTTTGAGCTTCACGCTGTCGCGCGAGGTGGCGGAGATGGACAAACAGACCAAGGTCATACAGTCCAGCTCTTCGCACGCCGATTGAGCCGCTTTTTGGCAAAACAGAAAAATCTTGTATAATATCTTACAAATCACAATATTTTTTTGACGAAGGTGAGTTATGCTATGAAGTTTTTTCTTGATAC
Coding sequences within it:
- a CDS encoding DUF1622 domain-containing protein, whose product is MEELRTTLHLFAEYAGAFIEYISIFIIMSGVAAAIYRGGRLLYLGRVNHSKIVRNQWIQVRLSFEDTLMLGLQFLMAADIIGTISNPDLQGVIILSVIVLLRVILSFTLSREVAEMDKQTKVIQSSSSHAD